The region CGGCTCCAGGCCCAGCGCGAACACCGCCGGGAAGATGGCCAGGCCGGCCAGAAGACCGGCCCCGGTATCCGCAAAGGCGTGCCAAACGGCGCTGGATCGCAGGTCCACGTCGTGGTTCATGTAGGAACCGTAGACCACCATGAAGGTGCCGCCGAGCGACAGGGAGAAGATCGCCTGTCCGAGCGCCGCGGCCATCGCCCTGCCGGTAAGCCCCGACCAGTCGACCTTGAACAGGTACCAGGAGAGCCCTGCGCCAGCACCGGGCAGAGTAAGCGATCTGACGATGACCAGCAGCAGGATCGCGCCCAGGGCCGGGACCAGCAGACGGCTGGCGCGCTCGATGCCCGCGCGGAGCCCCTTCGCGACGACCGCGGCCGCGGCGACCAGAACGACCCCGCTGGCGATCACCTGCAGCGCGAGGGAGCGGGCCTCGAAGCCCGCGTCCGGGGGAAGCACCGCCGCCGCATCGAGTCGGGCGCCGATCACAGCGCCGGCCTGGCCGACGGCGAACGCGAGCACCCAGCCGACGGCGACCGAGTAGTACGCCATGGCGGCGGCGACCACGACGAAGAAGAACCAGCCGGCGGCGCGCCCGAAGGGCAGCCCCGCCCGCGCGTACGCGCCTACCGGACCGCGTCGCGTCTCGCGGCCGAGGGTCCATTCGGCCATCACCGCGGGCACACCGATCGCCACCACGCACAGCACGTAGAAGGCGACGAAGGCGGCGCCGCCGAAGCGCCCGGCCAGGTACGGAAAGCGCCAGAAGTTCCCCAGCCCGATGGCGACCCCGACGGTGGCCATGACGGCCGCGGCGCGGGAGC is a window of Gemmatimonadota bacterium DNA encoding:
- a CDS encoding sodium-dependent transporter; the protein is MTDGATSGPGGVEPGGAGATERRTLFSSRAAAVMATVGVAIGLGNFWRFPYLAGRFGGAAFVAFYVLCVVAIGVPAVMAEWTLGRETRRGPVGAYARAGLPFGRAAGWFFFVVVAAAMAYYSVAVGWVLAFAVGQAGAVIGARLDAAAVLPPDAGFEARSLALQVIASGVVLVAAAAVVAKGLRAGIERASRLLVPALGAILLLVIVRSLTLPGAGAGLSWYLFKVDWSGLTGRAMAAALGQAIFSLSLGGTFMVVYGSYMNHDVDLRSSAVWHAFADTGAGLLAGLAIFPAVFALGLEPDSGPGLIFDTLPRVFDAMPGGALFGLLFFLALLLGAFLADVAALEVLVAGLTDTLGIDRRRAVRICLAIVFVLAVPPMISMRIFVPWDLAFGSGVQTFGALLAVVTVGWCLSRARALSHIAAADSRASGRFLLFWLRFVVPAGILLVWIWWALTDLLGVVTAA